From the Pyrinomonadaceae bacterium genome, one window contains:
- a CDS encoding TetR/AcrR family transcriptional regulator, protein MSDISKYDKKLEHILRTSARIFAEKSYHSTSMRDIARETEVSLSGLYHYCKSKEELLYLIQDHCFGRVSERLEERIKTVSDPFEKLRILIDNHLSFFAANMAEMKVLSHEAESLAGDLHKHVTTKKERYARLARKILREIQEQNGKGAGVDVTIATYALFGMMNWIYNWYDPTGKLSVHQLVDNITRLFLNGFLSSSNERVAMPAPRAEKVSVWRTA, encoded by the coding sequence ATGAGTGACATTTCGAAGTACGACAAAAAGCTCGAGCACATCCTGCGCACGTCCGCGCGTATCTTCGCCGAAAAGAGCTATCACTCAACCTCAATGCGCGACATCGCGCGCGAGACGGAAGTGAGTCTGTCCGGACTCTATCACTACTGCAAATCCAAAGAAGAGCTGCTTTACCTAATCCAGGATCATTGCTTCGGACGCGTGTCTGAGCGGCTCGAAGAGCGAATCAAGACGGTCAGCGATCCGTTCGAGAAGCTGCGGATTCTGATCGACAATCATCTGTCATTCTTCGCCGCGAACATGGCCGAGATGAAGGTTTTGTCGCACGAAGCGGAATCGCTCGCGGGCGACCTGCACAAGCACGTGACCACGAAGAAAGAGCGTTACGCTAGACTCGCTCGCAAGATTCTCAGGGAGATTCAGGAACAGAATGGCAAAGGCGCCGGCGTAGATGTGACGATTGCGACTTACGCGCTCTTTGGCATGATGAACTGGATTTACAACTGGTACGATCCGACGGGCAAGTTGTCTGTGCACCAACTCGTCGATAACATTACGCGGCTGTTCCTGAACGGATTTCTGTCTTCGTCAAACGAACGCGTCGCGATGCCGGCGCCGCGGGCTGAGAAAGTCAGCGTCTGGCGCACAGCGTAG
- the boxB gene encoding benzoyl-CoA 2,3-epoxidase subunit BoxB: MNLNERIPNNVNLSEDKRLQRALEKWLPNFLDWWQDMGPEGFQQKDVWLRTAIDVGSEGWAHFDYVKMPEYRWGIFLEPAQPDAKVGFGDNFGQPVYQEVPGEFRNPLRRIIVTQGDTEPASVEQQRLLGSTCPSLYDMRNLFQVNVEEGRHLWAMVYLLHAYFGRDGRDEADALLERRSGNPDKPRILEAFNQPCDDWLNFYAFTMFTDRDGKYQLSALAESGFEPLARTCKFMLTEEAHHMFVGDTGLSRVVKRTAQLMKQSPNEEVRDLGGIPLEIIQKYINFWFSYSLDLFGGEISSNSADFFAAGLKGRFKEQEQYTDHIAAEGSFTMNVVENGKLLPREVPLRNALNEVLRGEYVKDCEKGLARWNKALTDEGLSQRLYLPNIRFHRHVGEYAGHHFDIEGNLISKGQFETMKDQWLPTMEDREYVRSLMKPVTEIGKIANWIAPPTSGIKGKPFEFEYVRL, from the coding sequence ATGAACTTAAACGAACGCATTCCTAACAACGTTAACTTGAGCGAGGACAAACGTCTTCAACGCGCTCTCGAGAAGTGGCTGCCGAACTTTCTCGATTGGTGGCAGGACATGGGGCCGGAAGGTTTTCAGCAGAAGGATGTCTGGTTGCGCACGGCGATCGACGTGGGCAGTGAAGGCTGGGCCCATTTCGATTACGTGAAGATGCCCGAGTACCGCTGGGGAATTTTTCTCGAGCCCGCGCAGCCCGACGCAAAGGTTGGCTTCGGCGACAACTTTGGCCAGCCCGTTTATCAGGAAGTGCCGGGCGAGTTTCGCAACCCTTTGCGCCGCATCATCGTCACCCAGGGCGATACCGAACCGGCTTCAGTCGAGCAGCAACGCCTTCTCGGCAGCACCTGTCCGTCGCTTTATGACATGCGGAATCTGTTTCAGGTGAACGTTGAAGAAGGCCGGCATCTCTGGGCGATGGTTTATCTGCTACACGCGTACTTCGGTCGCGACGGGCGCGATGAAGCCGATGCATTGCTCGAGAGGCGCAGCGGCAATCCGGACAAGCCACGCATCCTGGAAGCGTTCAACCAACCGTGCGATGACTGGCTGAACTTCTACGCGTTCACGATGTTCACGGATCGCGACGGCAAGTATCAGTTGTCGGCCCTCGCTGAATCGGGCTTCGAACCGCTCGCGCGCACGTGCAAATTCATGCTGACTGAAGAAGCGCATCACATGTTCGTGGGCGACACGGGCTTGAGCCGCGTCGTCAAACGCACGGCGCAATTGATGAAACAGAGTCCGAACGAAGAGGTGCGCGACCTCGGCGGCATCCCGCTCGAAATTATTCAGAAGTACATCAACTTCTGGTTCAGCTATTCGCTGGATCTGTTTGGCGGTGAAATCAGTTCGAACTCGGCAGACTTCTTCGCGGCCGGCTTGAAAGGCCGTTTCAAAGAGCAGGAGCAGTACACGGATCACATCGCGGCCGAAGGCTCCTTCACGATGAACGTCGTCGAAAATGGCAAGCTCTTGCCGCGTGAAGTGCCGCTGCGAAATGCTCTGAACGAAGTCCTGCGCGGCGAGTACGTGAAAGACTGCGAGAAGGGTTTGGCGCGTTGGAACAAGGCGCTCACGGATGAAGGCCTCAGCCAGCGTCTGTACCTGCCGAATATTCGTTTCCACCGGCACGTCGGCGAGTACGCGGGGCATCACTTCGATATCGAGGGCAATCTCATTTCGAAAGGGCAGTTTGAGACTATGAAAGATCAATGGCTGCCGACAATGGAAGATCGTGAATACGTGCGCAGCTTGATGAAGCCGGTGACGGAAATCGGCAAAATCGCGAACTGGATCGCGCCACCGACCTCAGGAATTAAAGGCAAGCCGTTCGAGTTTGAATATGTAAGATTGTAG
- the boxC gene encoding 2,3-epoxybenzoyl-CoA dihydrolase codes for MINFQTSPDQYKHWKLSFGGAVAKLSMDVAEDETLADGYKLKLNSYDLGVDIELADAIQRIRFEHPEVRAVVVTSLKPRIFCAGANIYMLGTSSHAFKVNFCKFTNETRCAIEDDSRASGRRYLAALNGTASGGGYELAIACDEIYLVDDGNSAVSLPEVPLLGVLPGTGGLTRLVDKRKVRRDRADVFSTLAEGLKGKRAKEWGLIDDSFATSKFQESVDERVAQIVGADGQPKPVTGIKLNPLKFESTDNTRDYKYVSLKLSRDKRYVDLTLRAPEGDLPTSADEMQKLGEDYWPLRAYRELDDALLHLRVNEAEIGLVCIRTEGNIESVLAVDKAIAANRDNWLVREIILYMSRVLRRLDLTAKSFFSIIEPGSCFAGNLFELVLASDRSYMLNNPDDEVEVALSELNTGAFPMSNGLTRLQSRFLAEPKKAYEAFAREGSFDTEAADEAGLVTFAPDDLDWEDEIRLAIEERTSLSPDALTGMEASLRFAGPETMDTKIYGRLTAWQNWIFQRPNAVGEHGALTNYGKPTQAKFDYKRT; via the coding sequence ATGATTAACTTTCAAACTTCTCCGGACCAATACAAGCACTGGAAGCTGTCGTTTGGCGGCGCTGTCGCAAAACTTTCCATGGACGTCGCGGAAGACGAGACGCTGGCAGATGGCTACAAGCTGAAGCTGAATTCGTACGACCTGGGCGTCGATATCGAGCTCGCTGATGCGATTCAGCGAATTCGGTTCGAACATCCCGAAGTGCGCGCCGTCGTGGTCACCAGTTTGAAGCCGCGCATTTTCTGCGCCGGCGCCAACATCTACATGCTCGGCACGTCGTCGCACGCGTTCAAAGTCAATTTCTGCAAGTTTACAAACGAAACGCGCTGCGCGATTGAAGACGATTCAAGAGCTTCAGGACGGCGCTACCTGGCGGCCTTGAATGGAACCGCGTCCGGTGGCGGTTACGAACTCGCGATCGCCTGCGACGAGATTTACCTGGTTGACGACGGCAACTCGGCCGTTTCCCTTCCCGAAGTTCCTTTGCTCGGCGTGTTGCCGGGTACGGGCGGACTGACGCGCCTCGTGGATAAGCGCAAGGTGCGGCGCGATCGGGCTGATGTTTTCTCCACGCTGGCCGAAGGTTTGAAAGGCAAACGCGCGAAAGAGTGGGGGCTAATCGACGATTCGTTTGCGACCAGCAAGTTTCAGGAGTCGGTTGATGAACGCGTAGCCCAGATTGTGGGAGCTGATGGTCAGCCAAAGCCTGTTACTGGAATCAAACTTAACCCTCTCAAATTCGAATCAACTGACAACACCCGCGATTACAAATACGTCTCGTTAAAGCTTTCGCGCGACAAACGCTATGTCGATTTGACCCTGCGCGCGCCTGAAGGCGACCTCCCAACTTCAGCCGATGAGATGCAGAAGCTGGGCGAAGATTACTGGCCGTTGCGCGCGTACCGAGAGCTGGACGATGCGCTCCTGCATCTGCGCGTGAACGAAGCCGAGATCGGTTTGGTTTGTATTCGCACCGAAGGAAACATTGAAAGCGTTCTCGCGGTTGATAAGGCCATCGCGGCCAATCGCGATAACTGGCTGGTGCGCGAAATCATCCTTTACATGTCGCGCGTCCTCCGCCGGCTCGATCTAACGGCCAAGAGTTTCTTCTCGATCATCGAGCCCGGCAGTTGCTTCGCCGGTAATTTGTTCGAGTTGGTGCTCGCCTCTGACCGCAGTTACATGCTGAACAATCCGGATGACGAGGTTGAGGTCGCCTTGAGCGAACTGAACACCGGCGCGTTTCCGATGAGCAATGGATTGACGCGTTTGCAGTCCCGGTTCCTGGCCGAGCCCAAGAAAGCTTACGAAGCGTTCGCGCGCGAAGGCTCGTTCGACACTGAAGCCGCGGACGAAGCCGGGCTCGTAACTTTCGCGCCTGATGATCTGGACTGGGAAGACGAAATTCGTTTGGCGATTGAAGAGCGCACTTCGCTTTCGCCAGACGCTTTGACCGGCATGGAGGCGTCGTTGCGCTTCGCCGGACCAGAAACGATGGACACGAAGATTTATGGGCGACTGACCGCCTGGCAGAACTGGATCTTTCAGAGACCTAATGCCGTTGGCGAACATGGGGCGCTGACAAATTATGGAAAGCCGACGCAGGCGAAGTTTGATTACAAGCGGACCTAG
- the dprA gene encoding DNA-processing protein DprA: MKDWIALNMTPGVGPRVTARLLEHFGSAEAIFDAPRRELALLRLTPEAIESIASRELFERAEREIESVRKLGGDIIVLDDGVYPTLLRETYDPPVVLYVRGPWAECLERPCVAIVGSRRCSTYGQNAALMLSRELAQRGVTIISGMARGIDAAAHRGALEAGGKTVAVMGTGLDRFYPRDHSKLALEILQNGGALVTQFPLATPPVSENFPYRNRVISGLSLGVLVIEAAENSGSLITARLAMEQNREVFAVPGNITSRNSFGTNYLIKGAGAKLVQQWQDVAGELPAEIAAQLLPPPSRKRTKKGELVDQLQLTPADLSENERAIFRLLVTDTPQQIDALADATKLSITQLTSALLALEMRELIRALPGKCFVRRM, translated from the coding sequence ATGAAAGACTGGATTGCCCTCAACATGACTCCCGGTGTGGGCCCGCGTGTGACTGCGCGCCTGCTGGAACATTTCGGATCGGCGGAAGCGATTTTTGATGCGCCCAGACGAGAGCTCGCCTTGCTGCGTCTGACACCCGAGGCAATCGAGAGCATCGCGAGCCGCGAGCTATTCGAACGCGCTGAACGTGAGATTGAAAGCGTCCGCAAGCTCGGCGGCGACATCATTGTGCTTGACGACGGGGTCTATCCAACGCTTCTGCGCGAGACTTACGATCCACCGGTGGTGCTGTACGTGCGCGGCCCATGGGCAGAATGCCTCGAGCGGCCATGTGTCGCGATCGTCGGGTCGCGTCGTTGTTCGACGTATGGCCAAAACGCCGCGTTGATGTTGTCTCGCGAATTGGCCCAGCGCGGCGTCACGATCATTTCCGGAATGGCGCGGGGCATCGATGCGGCTGCGCATCGCGGCGCGTTGGAGGCCGGCGGGAAAACTGTCGCCGTGATGGGAACCGGCCTCGATCGGTTTTATCCGCGCGATCACAGCAAACTGGCATTGGAGATTCTGCAAAACGGCGGCGCATTAGTGACGCAGTTTCCGCTGGCCACACCTCCCGTGTCAGAAAACTTTCCTTATCGCAATCGCGTGATTAGCGGATTGAGTCTGGGAGTGCTCGTCATTGAAGCGGCCGAGAATTCCGGTTCTCTGATCACTGCGCGCCTCGCGATGGAGCAGAACCGCGAAGTGTTCGCGGTCCCCGGAAACATCACTTCACGAAATTCCTTCGGCACGAACTATCTGATCAAAGGGGCGGGAGCCAAGCTGGTGCAGCAATGGCAGGATGTCGCAGGCGAATTGCCGGCGGAAATCGCAGCGCAACTTCTCCCGCCGCCAAGTCGGAAGCGCACAAAGAAGGGCGAGCTGGTCGATCAGCTCCAACTTACGCCTGCGGATTTGTCAGAGAATGAACGGGCGATTTTCAGGTTGCTGGTGACGGATACGCCGCAGCAAATCGACGCGCTCGCGGATGCGACAAAGCTCTCGATCACCCAACTCACCAGCGCGCTGCTCGCGCTGGAAATGCGCGAGTTAATTCGCGCATTGCCAGGCAAGTGTTTTGTGCGCCGGATGTAG
- a CDS encoding peroxiredoxin, whose protein sequence is MAKPLGILGVLVLCASAIFALSPAEPPAVGSVAPEFTLTTNEGNQASLKDFRGTWVVLYFYPKDFTSGCTLQARNFQMDGEKYKAAKAVVLGISVDTAESHKSFCQKEGLTFKLLSDTETKVSDAYGSLMEYNGMKLSARNTFIIDPQGKIAKVFLKVKPLGHSAEVLAALAELQK, encoded by the coding sequence ATGGCAAAACCTTTAGGAATACTAGGCGTTCTGGTCCTTTGCGCGTCTGCAATTTTCGCGTTGAGTCCGGCCGAGCCACCCGCAGTCGGGAGCGTTGCTCCGGAATTCACCCTCACGACCAATGAAGGCAATCAGGCCTCGCTGAAGGACTTTCGCGGAACCTGGGTCGTGCTTTATTTCTATCCGAAGGACTTCACCAGCGGCTGCACGCTGCAAGCCCGCAACTTCCAGATGGATGGGGAAAAGTACAAAGCAGCCAAGGCCGTCGTGCTCGGAATCAGCGTCGATACTGCGGAATCGCACAAGAGTTTCTGTCAGAAAGAAGGCCTGACTTTCAAACTGCTTTCCGACACCGAAACCAAGGTCTCTGACGCGTACGGCTCCTTGATGGAGTACAACGGGATGAAGCTCTCGGCGCGCAACACTTTCATCATCGACCCGCAGGGCAAGATCGCTAAGGTCTTCCTGAAAGTGAAGCCGCTGGGCCACAGCGCAGAAGTTCTTGCCGCACTGGCTGAACTCCAAAAGTAA
- the topA gene encoding type I DNA topoisomerase, with protein MAKNLVIVESPAKAKTINKYLGKDFIVKASIGHIKDLPSKGLGVDIQNNFEPSYEVIPDTRKRNNKKIVADLKKTAKTADAIYLAADPDREGEAICQHLAEEIVPKKPVVPTYRVMFNEITKRAVQAAFDHPKQIDENLVDAQQARRILDRLVGYKVSPLLCRTIGGRLSAGRVQSVALRMVVEREREIEAFVKTEYWTIAANLTGKQPPPFAARLLKVGEQTVKTSGFDQDLKKSEILIGNDAQANEIVSEARQQKFVVNEVTTKERKRNPVPPFITSKLQQEASRKLGFAVKRTMMIAQHLYEGVELGSEGSVGLITYMRTDSIRVSETALGEVRGFIGQQYGANYLPEKAVHYRSKKDAQDAHEAIRPTDVTRTPDSLAQYLKPEELKLYRLIWQRFVASQMTPALFDQTTIDIGAGRFIFRASGSVQKFDGFLKVYQEGRDEKPAEDEEDERTLPLVTKGETLALNTIDPEQHFTEPPPRFTEATLVKALEEKGIGRPSTYAAIMTTIQDREYVEKKEGRFHPTGLGKTVNDVLIEGGFDDLFNETYTARMEEELDEIEEGKLKWTDAIKDFYGTFSKDLAQFEKYAKTVKEKETPTDEVCLKCGTPGMVQKLGRFGKYLKCNSCSATRDAEPQAPADSAPAADGEEEIEACELCGKQMQLKRGRFGPFYGCSGYPECRNIRKISKSGKMTAAPVPIDENCPVDGAQLVRRQGRFGEFVSCSNYPKCKYIKQETIGMKCPRPGCGGEIVVKKSRRGKVFYGCANYPKCEEVYWDKPVQEPCPQCGKPFVLEKTTKKGTTKYCSDAEGCGYKSELMPLSPPEQPTQEKRA; from the coding sequence ATGGCAAAGAACCTCGTAATCGTCGAATCGCCGGCCAAGGCGAAAACGATCAATAAATATCTCGGCAAGGACTTCATCGTGAAGGCCTCAATTGGGCATATCAAAGATCTGCCTTCGAAGGGTCTCGGCGTCGACATCCAAAACAACTTTGAGCCGAGTTACGAAGTTATCCCCGATACAAGGAAGCGAAATAATAAGAAAATTGTTGCCGACCTGAAGAAAACGGCGAAAACCGCGGACGCGATCTATCTCGCGGCCGACCCGGATCGTGAAGGGGAAGCGATTTGCCAGCACCTCGCGGAAGAGATTGTTCCCAAGAAACCGGTCGTCCCGACGTATCGCGTGATGTTCAATGAAATTACGAAGCGCGCGGTGCAGGCCGCGTTCGACCATCCGAAGCAAATCGACGAAAACCTGGTAGACGCTCAGCAGGCGCGGCGCATACTCGATCGTTTGGTCGGCTACAAAGTCTCGCCGCTGCTGTGTCGCACGATCGGCGGACGCTTGAGCGCCGGGCGCGTGCAATCCGTCGCATTGCGAATGGTCGTTGAGCGCGAGCGCGAGATTGAGGCGTTCGTCAAGACTGAGTATTGGACGATCGCGGCGAACTTGACCGGTAAACAACCGCCGCCGTTCGCCGCGCGCTTGCTGAAGGTTGGCGAGCAAACTGTTAAGACCAGCGGTTTCGACCAGGATCTGAAGAAATCTGAGATTCTTATCGGCAACGATGCGCAGGCGAATGAGATCGTTTCCGAAGCCAGGCAACAAAAGTTTGTCGTTAACGAAGTCACCACCAAGGAACGGAAACGAAATCCGGTTCCGCCCTTCATCACTTCAAAGTTACAGCAGGAAGCATCGCGCAAACTCGGATTCGCGGTGAAGCGCACGATGATGATTGCCCAGCATCTTTACGAAGGGGTTGAGCTGGGCAGCGAAGGTTCCGTCGGCTTGATCACTTACATGCGCACGGACTCGATCAGAGTTAGCGAAACAGCTCTCGGCGAAGTGCGCGGGTTTATCGGTCAGCAGTACGGCGCGAATTATCTTCCCGAAAAAGCCGTTCATTACCGGTCGAAGAAAGACGCGCAGGATGCTCACGAAGCGATCAGGCCGACTGACGTCACACGCACGCCCGACTCGCTGGCGCAGTATCTCAAACCTGAAGAACTAAAACTTTACCGTTTGATCTGGCAAAGGTTCGTCGCATCCCAGATGACACCCGCCCTTTTTGATCAGACGACTATCGACATAGGAGCCGGCCGGTTTATTTTCCGCGCCAGCGGATCGGTGCAGAAGTTTGACGGCTTCCTGAAGGTTTATCAGGAGGGCCGCGATGAGAAACCGGCCGAAGATGAAGAGGATGAACGCACGCTGCCGCTGGTAACAAAGGGCGAGACCCTGGCGCTGAACACAATCGATCCGGAACAGCATTTCACCGAACCGCCGCCGCGGTTTACGGAAGCGACGCTGGTGAAAGCCCTCGAGGAAAAAGGTATCGGACGGCCCTCAACTTATGCGGCGATCATGACGACGATCCAGGATCGCGAGTACGTCGAGAAGAAAGAAGGACGCTTTCATCCCACCGGACTCGGGAAGACCGTCAACGACGTTTTGATCGAAGGCGGCTTTGACGATCTCTTCAACGAGACCTACACCGCGCGCATGGAAGAAGAGCTCGACGAGATCGAAGAGGGGAAGCTCAAGTGGACCGATGCGATCAAAGACTTCTACGGGACCTTCAGCAAAGATCTGGCGCAATTCGAGAAGTACGCAAAGACGGTAAAAGAGAAGGAAACACCTACCGATGAAGTGTGCCTGAAGTGCGGCACGCCCGGCATGGTGCAGAAGCTCGGCCGCTTTGGAAAGTACCTGAAGTGTAACAGTTGCAGCGCGACGCGCGATGCTGAACCGCAAGCCCCGGCGGATTCCGCTCCGGCCGCTGACGGTGAAGAAGAAATTGAAGCGTGCGAACTTTGCGGCAAACAGATGCAGCTTAAGCGCGGCCGCTTCGGACCGTTCTACGGCTGTTCGGGCTATCCCGAATGCCGGAACATTCGAAAGATTTCCAAGAGCGGCAAGATGACCGCGGCGCCGGTGCCGATTGATGAAAACTGTCCCGTTGATGGCGCGCAACTCGTGCGCCGGCAAGGCCGTTTCGGCGAATTCGTTTCGTGCTCGAATTATCCGAAGTGCAAATACATCAAGCAGGAAACCATCGGCATGAAGTGCCCGAGGCCGGGTTGCGGCGGAGAGATCGTGGTGAAGAAGTCGCGCCGCGGAAAAGTTTTCTACGGCTGCGCGAATTATCCTAAGTGCGAGGAAGTCTATTGGGACAAGCCGGTGCAGGAACCGTGTCCGCAATGTGGCAAACCGTTTGTGCTGGAGAAGACGACCAAGAAGGGAACCACTAAGTACTGCTCCGACGCCGAAGGATGCGGATACAAGAGTGAGTTGATGCCACTTAGCCCGCCCGAACAACCGACTCAAGAGAAGCGCGCGTGA
- a CDS encoding gamma carbonic anhydrase family protein — MIRPFRGVHPQIHETAFIADSAQVIGDVHVGEQASVWFGSVVRGDMFYIRIGDRANVQDNCVIHTRTGEKPTILEEEVTVGHSVTLHGCYVERKSLIGIGSILLDDVRVGAESLVAAGSLISPGTIIPPRSLVMGMPARVKRPLTDEEVLSLDRFWQNYVEYSAAYLKE, encoded by the coding sequence ATGATTCGACCTTTCCGCGGTGTTCATCCGCAAATTCACGAAACGGCTTTCATCGCCGACAGCGCGCAAGTCATCGGTGACGTCCACGTCGGCGAACAGGCATCCGTCTGGTTTGGTTCGGTCGTGCGCGGCGATATGTTCTACATCCGCATCGGAGACCGCGCGAACGTCCAGGACAATTGCGTCATTCACACGCGCACCGGCGAGAAGCCCACGATTCTGGAAGAGGAAGTCACCGTTGGCCACAGCGTGACGCTGCACGGCTGCTACGTTGAACGGAAATCTCTGATTGGAATTGGATCGATCCTGCTGGACGACGTTCGTGTCGGCGCTGAATCATTGGTCGCCGCAGGCTCGCTAATTTCGCCCGGCACAATCATTCCGCCGCGAAGCTTAGTGATGGGAATGCCCGCCCGGGTGAAGCGGCCTCTGACCGATGAAGAAGTCTTGAGTCTCGATCGCTTCTGGCAGAACTATGTAGAGTATTCGGCGGCGTATTTGAAGGAGTGA
- a CDS encoding VOC family protein: protein MPPRWTHITINCSDLERSIDFYTSLCGLSIVRDRRPEGRHNVWLGPRTPAGQDPVFVLVVVQDEVKARLDHFGFQCESRADVDRIAELARQQNILVEPPVDIGGVVGYFTMVRDPDGHLVEFTAGQPLKGL, encoded by the coding sequence ATGCCTCCGCGCTGGACCCACATCACGATCAACTGTAGCGACCTGGAACGGTCAATCGATTTCTACACTTCGCTTTGCGGCCTATCGATCGTTCGCGACCGTCGCCCGGAAGGTCGTCACAACGTTTGGCTGGGACCGAGGACGCCTGCCGGGCAGGATCCCGTCTTCGTCCTGGTCGTGGTGCAGGATGAGGTGAAAGCCCGCCTCGATCATTTCGGATTTCAGTGCGAGTCGCGCGCAGACGTCGATCGCATTGCTGAACTGGCGCGGCAGCAAAACATTCTCGTCGAGCCGCCGGTGGATATTGGCGGAGTCGTCGGTTACTTCACGATGGTGCGCGATCCCGACGGACATCTGGTTGAGTTCACGGCGGGGCAACCGCTGAAAGGATTGTGA
- a CDS encoding M20/M25/M40 family metallo-hydrolase, protein MINQERIKNLLLEFVQIDSHSRKEREIAERIKKYCEEMGAQVEIDDAGEKVGGNSGNVIARFPGTIASAEPIMMSAHMDTVVPGEGVKPIVEGDIIRTDGTTVLGGDDKSGCAVILEVIRSLQDHNIPHTPIEAIFSICEEVGLLGAKNVDVTKIKAKYGIVFDSDDPGFLFTKGPSANHMEYRIHGLESHAGVAPEEGISAIRIAAEGIAAMKLGRIDEETTANIGQIEGGMATNITPNLVVMKGEARSHSEEKLEAQTAHMTKCFEDAAARYEVTVAGKTTKASVEAHVVREYSSMDVPDASHVVQLVLKAAQRMGLDVKTMASGGGCDANVFNRKGIECANLGTGMRAIHTVKEWLDVKDMYASAEMTLEIMKLNGELAMKASATGA, encoded by the coding sequence ATGATCAACCAGGAACGCATCAAAAATCTTCTGCTTGAGTTCGTGCAGATCGACAGTCACTCGCGCAAGGAACGCGAAATCGCCGAGCGCATCAAGAAGTACTGCGAAGAAATGGGCGCACAGGTCGAGATTGACGACGCGGGCGAGAAGGTCGGCGGCAACAGCGGCAATGTGATTGCCCGGTTTCCCGGGACGATCGCCAGCGCCGAGCCGATCATGATGAGCGCGCACATGGACACGGTCGTTCCCGGCGAAGGCGTAAAGCCGATTGTGGAAGGCGACATCATTCGCACGGACGGCACGACGGTGCTCGGCGGCGACGACAAGAGTGGCTGCGCCGTGATCCTCGAAGTGATTCGCTCGCTCCAGGACCACAACATTCCGCACACACCTATCGAAGCGATCTTTTCCATCTGCGAAGAAGTCGGGTTGCTCGGCGCGAAGAATGTTGATGTAACGAAGATCAAAGCCAAGTACGGAATTGTTTTCGATTCCGACGATCCCGGATTTCTTTTCACTAAAGGTCCTTCCGCCAATCACATGGAGTACCGGATTCACGGTCTCGAATCGCACGCCGGCGTCGCGCCCGAGGAAGGCATCTCGGCCATCAGGATTGCGGCTGAAGGCATCGCGGCAATGAAACTCGGACGCATCGATGAAGAGACCACTGCCAACATCGGCCAAATCGAAGGCGGCATGGCGACCAACATCACCCCGAACCTGGTCGTCATGAAAGGCGAGGCCCGCTCGCACAGCGAAGAAAAACTCGAGGCGCAAACCGCGCACATGACTAAGTGCTTTGAAGACGCCGCCGCCAGATACGAAGTCACCGTGGCCGGAAAAACTACGAAGGCATCCGTTGAAGCTCACGTCGTTCGTGAATACTCGTCAATGGACGTTCCCGATGCATCGCATGTAGTTCAACTCGTTCTCAAAGCGGCGCAACGCATGGGTCTCGACGTCAAAACGATGGCGTCGGGCGGCGGCTGCGACGCAAACGTTTTCAATCGCAAAGGGATCGAGTGCGCCAACCTCGGCACGGGCATGCGCGCCATCCACACCGTGAAAGAGTGGCTCGACGTGAAAGACATGTACGCGTCGGCTGAGATGACTCTGGAGATCATGAAGCTGAACGGCGAGCTGGCGATGAAAGCGTCGGCGACGGGCGCTTAG
- a CDS encoding lysophospholipid acyltransferase family protein, which produces MPSVANIERAYAPSDLSSYSFLERMMIRAIGLTLYAVMKLLGSTLKFEVEGWENLEAASAGSQLPIYTTWHNGVFLSTYFWRDRGIVVMSSRSFDAEYTGRLIKRFGYGTVRGSSTRGHTGATIEMIRLLQVGCPAGFTIDGPKGPRHVAKMGAVLIAKKASQPVLPFVIVPAKSWEIRKSWDQTQIPKPFTRARVIIAPPIYVEADAAPSVLNAKRDELQRTLEALAQKGEQWRASIS; this is translated from the coding sequence ATGCCGTCTGTAGCTAACATCGAACGGGCTTATGCGCCTTCCGATCTCTCCTCATATTCGTTCCTTGAACGGATGATGATTCGCGCCATCGGGCTGACGCTATATGCCGTCATGAAACTGCTTGGTTCGACCTTGAAGTTCGAGGTCGAGGGTTGGGAAAACCTGGAAGCGGCATCGGCGGGCAGCCAACTGCCCATCTACACCACCTGGCACAATGGCGTTTTCCTTTCGACGTATTTCTGGCGCGACCGCGGCATCGTCGTCATGAGTTCACGCAGCTTCGACGCGGAATACACGGGGCGTTTGATTAAGCGATTCGGTTACGGGACCGTGCGCGGCTCTTCCACGCGTGGTCATACGGGCGCGACGATTGAGATGATCCGGCTCTTGCAGGTGGGCTGTCCCGCGGGCTTCACGATCGATGGCCCGAAGGGTCCGCGGCACGTCGCCAAAATGGGCGCCGTGTTGATAGCTAAAAAGGCCAGCCAACCGGTCCTGCCATTCGTGATCGTGCCGGCGAAGTCCTGGGAGATCCGCAAGAGCTGGGATCAGACCCAGATACCCAAACCGTTCACCCGCGCTCGGGTAATTATCGCGCCGCCGATCTACGTGGAAGCCGATGCCGCGCCCAGCGTGCTCAACGCAAAACGTGATGAGCTGCAGCGCACCCTGGAGGCATTAGCACAAAAGGGCGAGCAGTGGCGGGCCAGTATTTCCTGA